Proteins encoded together in one Cicer arietinum cultivar CDC Frontier isolate Library 1 chromosome 4, Cicar.CDCFrontier_v2.0, whole genome shotgun sequence window:
- the LOC101507499 gene encoding uncharacterized protein, with product MTTYAIHNGRDLKFIKNDKLRVRVKCKEGCEWFAYCAKLPDEDTWQLRKLVDTHSCNREYKVKFTRSSWLGKRLYSTIKENPNIKITDISNKVHQKWNAGVSKMKAFRARRVAIDMVDGSFIEQYIRLPIIGLDGCFLKGYYGGMILAAVGRDPNDQMLPIALAVVEGETRDSWTWFLKLLIDDLGGQQACKSYTFIFDQQKGLFPAMDELLPGVEQRFCVRHLYNNFRKIHPGKKLKELMWKATKSTYHQAWEREMKELRKVNEEAYKYLVKIPPRYADENIFGVSNINHTGDKFMAKDICGMLPTCYLPTNGQNIWAQTPYPNVLSPPSRRLPGRPKRSRNKDGDEKK from the exons ATGACAACATATGCCATTCATAATGGGAGGGAtttaaagtttataaaaaatgacaaactaAGAGTGAGAGTTAAATGCAAGGAAGGTTGTGAGTGGTTTGCCTATTGTGCAAAGCTACCTGATGAAGATACATGGCAACTTAGGAAACTAGTTGACACACATTCATGTAATAGAGAGTATAAGGTCAAATTTACGAGATCAAGTTGGCTCGGGAAAAGATTGTACTCAACAATTAAAGAGAACCCGAACATAAAAATTACAGATATTTCTAACAAGGTTCATCAAAAGTGGAATGCTGGAGTAAGTAAGATGAAGGCATTCAGGGCACGTAGGGTTGCAATTGATATGGTTGATGGATCATTCATAGAGCAATATATAAGATT ACCAATAATTGGTCTCGATGGTTGTTTCCTTAAAGGGTATTATGGGGGTATGATTCTTGCTGCTGTAGGTAGAGATCCAAATGACCAAATGCTTCCAATTGCCCTGGCTGTAGTTGAAGGTGAGACAAGAGATTCATGGACTTGGTTccttaaattattaattgatgACTTGGGTGGACAACAAGCATGCAAGTCCTACACCTTCATATTTGATCAGCAAAAG GGACTATTTCCTGCAATGGATGAGTTGCTTCCTGGGGTGGAACAAAGATTTTGTGTAAGACACCTCTATAACAACTTCAGAAAAATTCACCCAGGAAAGAAGCTTAAGGAATTGATGTGGAAGGCAACCAAGTCAACATATCATCAAGCATGGGAAAGAGAAATGAAAGAGTTGAGGAAAGTTAACGAAGAGGCCTACAAATATTTAGTGAAGATTCCTCCAAG GTATGCTgatgaaaatatatttggagTTAGTAACATCAACCACACAGGAGACAAGTTTATG GCGAAAGACATATGCGGCATGTTACCGACCTGTTATTTACCAACAAATGGACAAAATATATGGGCTCAAACTCCATATCCTAATGTCCTGTCGCCACCATCAAGAAGGCTTCCAGGAAGGCCCAAAAGGTCAAGGAACAAAGATGGCgatgaaaaaaaataa
- the LOC101492081 gene encoding pentatricopeptide repeat-containing protein At2g22070, protein METPKPHFHSDAYVHLLQSAIKSRDSFTGRFIHARIIKHGLHFTVFLMNNLLNFYSKTGSFTEAHRVFNEMPLKTTFSWNTVLSAYAKGGHIETARRMFDEIPQPDSVSWTTIILGYNQKGLFNTAVQMFLRMVSSGISPTQFTFTKVLASCAATGTLDIGRKVHSFIVKLGFSGVVPVANSLVNMYAKSGDSLMAKVVFDSMRLKDKSTWNIMISLHMQCGRLDVALALFHQMTDPDIVTWNSIIAGYCHQGHDSKALETFSDMFRSSSLKPDKFTLGSVLSACANLESLKLGKQVHAYIVRADIDISGAAGNALISMYAKSGAVEIARTIVELRGTSSLNVIAFTSLLDGYVKIGDVSPAREIFDSLKCRDVVAWTAMIVGYAQNGLANGALELFRSMIIEGPRPNSYTLAAVLSVFSSLASLDLGKQLHATAIRLEEVSSVSVGNALITMYSRSGSIKDARKVFNQISSKRDTLTWTSMIIALAQHGLGNEAIELFEDMLKFNLKPDHITYVGVLSACTHVGLVEQGKCYFNLMKNVYHIEPTASHYACMIDLFGRAGLLEEAYNFIRSMPIEPDVIAWGSLLSSCRVHKNVDLAKVAAEKLFLIDPNNSGAYSALANTLSACGKWADAAKVRKLMKDRAVKKEQGLSWVQIHNKVHIFGVEDALHPQRDAIYRMISKIWKEIKKMGFTPDTDSVLHDLEQEVKEQILRHHSEKLAIAFALINSPGYATLRIMKNLRVCNDCHSAIKYISVLVGREIIVRDATRFHHFKDGSCSCQDYW, encoded by the coding sequence ATGGAGACCCCAAAACCCCACTTCCATTCCGACGCATATGTCCATCTTCTCCAATCCGCAATCAAATCCAGAGACTCATTCACCGGAAGATTCATTCACGCTCGAATCATCAAACATGGTCTTCACTTCACCGTCTTCTTGATGAACAACCTCCTCAATTTCTATTCCAAAACCGGGTCTTTCACCGAGGCTCACCGTGTGTTCAACGAAATGCCCCTTAAAACCACTTTCTCTTGGAACACTGTTCTCTCTGCGTACGCTAAAGGGGGTCACATAGAAACTGCACGCCGTATGTTTGATGAAATTCCTCAACCAGATTCTGTCTCATGGACTACCATAATATTGGGGTACAACCAAAAGGGTCTTTTTAATACCGCCGTTCAGATGTTTCTAAGAATGGTTTCTTCTGGAATTTCGCCAACCCAGTTCACGTTTACTAAGGTTCTTGCTTCCTGTGCTGCAACTGGAACTTTGGATATTGGTAGGAAGGTTCATTCATTCATTGTAAAACTGGGTTTCTCTGGTGTTGTTCCTGTTGCAAATTCATTGGTTAACATGTATGCAAAGTCCGGCGATTCGTTAATGGCAAAAGTTGTTTTTGATAGTATGAGGCTAAAAGATAAATCAACTTGGAATATTATGATTTCACTGCATATGCAGTGTGGTCGACTTGACGTTGCTCTTGCCCTCTTTCACCAAATGACTGATCCAGATATTGTCACGTGGAATTCCATCATTGCAGGTTACTGTCATCAGGGACACGACAGTAAAGCTCTGGAAACATTTTCTGATATGTTTAGGAGTTCATCTTTAAAGCCAGATAAGTTTACCTTAGGTAGTGTTCTGTCAGCTTGTGCTAATCTTGAAAGCTTGAAACTTGGGAAGCAAGTCCACGCATATATTGTAAGAGCTGATATTGATATCTCTGGGGCAGCGGGTAATGCTCTGATCTCAATGTATGCAAAATCAGGTGCAGTTGAAATTGCTCGAACAATTGTAGAATTAAGAGGTACTTCAAGTCTTAATGTTATAGCATTCACATCACTTTTGGATGGCTATGTCAAAATTGGGGATGTAAGCCCAGCGAGAGAGATATTTGATTCATTGAAATGTCGCGATGTAGTTGCGTGGACTGCTATGATTGTAGGTTATGCACAGAATGGCTTAGCTAATGGTGCTTTGGAGCTATTCAGATCAATGATTATAGAAGGTCCAAGGCCAAACAGCTATACCCTGGCAGCTGTATTGAGCGTCTTTTCTAGCTTGGCTTCTCTGGATCTTGGTAAGCAGCTTCACGCAACTGCAATAAGATTGGAAGAAGTGTCATCGGTTTCTGTGGGTAATGCTTTAATTACCATGTACTCAAGATCTGGAAGCATCAAAGATGCAAGGAAAGTATTCAATCAAATAAGCTCCAAAAGGGATACATTGACTTGGACTTCCATGATTATAGCTCTAGCTCAACATGGTCTGGGAAACGAGGCTATAGAGCTATTTGAAGATATGCTGAAATTTAACTTAAAGCCTGATCATATTACTTATGTTGGTGTATTGTCTGCCTGCACGCATGTGGGATTGGTAGAGCAGGGTAAGTGTTACtttaatttgatgaaaaatGTTTATCACATTGAACCTACCGCTAGCCACTACGCATGCATGATTGACCTGTTTGGACGTGCTGGATTGCTTGAAGAagcatataattttataagaagtATGCCTATTGAACCAGATGTCATAGCTTGGGGTTCACTTTTGTCTTCTTGCAGGGTTCATAAAAATGTGGATTTGGCTAAAGTGGCAGCTGAAAAGTTGTTTCTTATTGATCCCAACAATAGCGGGGCTTACTCGGCACTTGCTAATACTCTTTCAGCCTGTGGTAAATGGGCGGATGCTGCTAAGGTTAGGAAGTTAATGAAGGACAGGGCAGTCAAGAAAGAACAAGGGCTCAGTTGGGTTCAAATCCATAACAAAGTACATATTTTTGGGGTTGAAGATGCGCTTCACCCACAAAGGGATGCAATATACAGAATGATTTCAAAAATATGGAAGGAGATAAAGAAAATGGGTTTTACTCCTGATACTGATTCTGTATTACATGACCTAGAGCAAGAAGTGAAGGAACAGATCCTCAGACATCATAGTGAAAAACTGGCTATTGCGTTTGCATTAATAAATTCTCCAGGGTATGCTACACTGAGGATCATGAAGAACCTTAGAGTTTGTAACGACTGCCATTCTGCGATAAAATATATCTCTGTGCTTGTGGGAAGAGAAATCATAGTAAGAGATGCCACACGTTTTCATCATTTCAAGGATGGTTCCTGTTCCTGTCAGGATTACTGGTAG
- the LOC101492423 gene encoding probable serine/threonine-protein kinase WNK9 encodes MNNAACVEAEDSEFVEVDPTGRYGRYNEILGKGASKIVYRAFDEYEGIEVAWNQVKLYDFRQNPEDRERLYCEIHLLKTLKHKNIMKFYTSWVDTSNRHINFVTEMFTSGTLRQYRLKHKRVNIRAVKYWCRQILEGLLYLHSHDLHVIHRDLKCDNIFINGNQGEVKIGDLGLAAILRKSNAVHCVGTPEFMAPEMYEEDYNELVDIYAFGMCILEMVTFEYPYSECNHSAQIYKKVVSGKKPESLYKVNDPEVRLFVEKCLATVSLRLSAKELLEDPFLQIEDYGSDLKEVQCERDYCYEVIPTIKQPMNGNYSISNSLMRGYSDNLGGYGYGSVSELDHHQDVFETTEIDLFDCEEDDNLDEVYTSIIGRRRDDGIFLRIRIPDNEGRVRNIYFPFDAETDTALSVANEMVAELDITDQDVTKLANLIDNEIATLVPGWKKGPRIDEISQDSRASFCLNCAANNTLVNYISSNNSCAKNLQFFHCSKNGCAAVHGRFEEITYQYEELAKSATTEGAPSQSNGIHYADIWGQREERESNHEVLKDIHCDTAHEASKLSTIKEEQETSVNVNDQSDLNTKNSPSSPAESESLFLDCENELRQELRWLKARYQMHLRELRDQQLGGSRPKSICTSPETEKLDHGKTGVVRPPDKVPHMKIQHNNSLLRSMAYKKKFPVDAEKCTILDNHMIPNNFYETSQPNNSEQMVTAKDFVGEAMLPNLLQRASSLPVDAVDI; translated from the exons ATGAATAATGCTGCATGTGTTGAAGCAGAGGACTCTGAGTTTGTGGAAGTTGATCCTACTGGAAGATATGGAAGA TACAACGAAATTCTTGGCAAAGGAGCTTCCAAGATAGT GTATAGAGCATTTGATGAGTATGAAGGAATAGAAGTAGCATGGAATCAAGTAAAGCTTTATGACTTTAGGCAGAATCCTGAAGACCGTGAGAGATTATATTGTGAAATTCATCTTCTCAAGACATTAAAGCACAAGAACATCATGAAATTCTACACCTCTTGGGTTGATACTTCCAACAGACACATTAACTTTGTCACTGAGATGTTCACATCCGGAACTCTTAGACA GTACAGACTTAAACATAAAAGGGTTAACATCAGAGCTGTTAAGTATTGGTGCAGACAGATTTTGGAAGGTCTTCTCTATCTCCACAGCCATGACCTTCATGTGATTCATAGAGATCTCAAGTGTGATAAcattttcattaatggcaaCCAAGGAGAAGTCAAAATTGGTGATCTTGGCCTTGCTGCAATTCTCCGAAAATCGAATGCTGTTCACTGTGTTG GCACACCAGAGTTTATGGCTCCAGAAATGTATGAAGAGGATTACAATGAATTGGTTGACATATACGCTTTCGGAATGTGCATCTTGGAGATGGTCACCTTTGAATATCCTTATAGTGAATGCAACCATTCTgctcaaatttacaaaaaagttGTATCT GGGAAGAAGCCAGAATCTCTTTACAAAGTAAATGATCCAGAGGTTAGGCTGTTTGTAGAGAAATGCTTAGCAACTGTATCTCTCAGACTTTCAGCTAAGGAACTCTTAGAAGACCCTTTTCTCCAAATTGAAGATTATGGATCTGACTTGAAAGAAGTGCAGTGTGAAAGAGATTATTGCTATGAAGTAATTCCAACAATTAAACAACCTATGAATGGAAATTATAGCATAAGCAATAGCTTAATGAGAGGTTACAGTGATAATCTTGGTGGTTATGGTTATGGTTCTGTATCTGAATTGGATCATCATCAAGATGTTTTTGAAACGACAGAAATAGATCTCTTTGATTGTGAAGAGGATGATAATTTGGATGAAGTTTACACCTCAATCATAGGCAGGAGAAGAGATGATGGAATCTTTCTGAGAATCAGAATACCAGATAATGAAG GTCGAGTTCGAAACATCTACTTCCCGTTTGACGCGGAGACTGATACTGCATTGAGTGTGGCAAATGAAATGGTAGCTGAGCTTGACATAACTGACCAAGATGTAACAAAATTAGCAAATCTAATAGATAATGAAATTGCAACTTTGGTACCAGGATGGAAAAAGGGACCGAGAATCGATGAAATTTCACAAGATTCAAGAGCAAGTTTCTGCCTCAACTGTGCTGCAAACAATACCTTAGTTAATTATATATCATCAAACAATTCATGTGCCAAGAATCTGCAATTTTTTCATTGTTCTAAAAATGGATGTGCCGCAGTTCACGGCCGATTCGAGGAGATCACATATCAATATGAAGAGCTTGCAAAGAGTGCAACAACAGAAGGTGCACCAAGCCAATCGAACGGCATTCACTATGCCGATATTTGGGGTCAGCGAGAAGAACGAGAGTCAAATCATGAAGTGTTGAAAGATATACATTGTGATACAGCTCACGAGGCATCAAAACTATCGACCATAAAGGAAGAGCAGGAGACAAGTGTTAATGTGAATGACCAAAGTGATCTTAATACTAAAAATTCTCCTTCTAGTCCTGCAGAATCAGAAAGTTTATTCTTGGACTGTGAAAATGAATTAAGGCAAGAATTGAGATGGCTCAAAGCAAGGTACCAAATGCATTTAAGAGAGCTTAGAGATCAACAACTAGGTGGTAGTAGACCAAAATCTATTTGCACATCTCCTGAAACTGAAAAACTAGATCATGGTAAAACTGGTGTTGTGAGGCCACCAGATAAAGTACCTCACATGAAGATACAGCACAATAACTCATTATTGAGGTCTATGGCCTATAAGAAGAAGTTTCCAGTTGATGCTGAGAAATGCACTATTTTAGATAACCATATGAtcccaaataatttttatgagacGAGTCAGCCTAACAATTCTGAACAAATGGTCACAGCCAAGGACTTCGTTGGAGAAGCTATGCTTCCAAACTTGCTTCAAAGGGCAAGCTCGCTTCCAGTCGATGCAGTTGATATCTAG
- the LOC101493195 gene encoding uncharacterized protein isoform X2 — protein sequence MSGSTSRYLFSNGILSHTLDVPPAKVFLEAHPGAYTTSRTLNNASCLLFWERHMKRLSESIQILSNLAPQLLSKSNNAAASLLPTSPNLPVWQPVLKTLVNDSLGKVLPIALRERVDSEELAITTLVSGNLEELNVCETMSEEKMSNFFDVRVHVETYVPLEFGIRENGAHLAVGGYGRNIASAKYSDWVRIRKNLEKLRPPSVTELLLSYNGDQILEGCITNFFVVCRKDRDSNDGNASCDYGNKNSFEVQTAPISDGVLPGVIRQLVLEVCRNEGITFREVAPSWSKHEIWEEAFITNSLRLLQHADSIQVPTEWQSAQSKTWKDISWTKKQFLGGPGMITTLIQEKVMEKAIMEGYPISNICTR from the exons atgTCAGGTTCTACTTCTAGGTATCTCTTCAGTAATGGCATCCTTTCACACACCTTAGATGTTCCTCCAGCCAAGGTCTTTCTTGAAGCTCATCCAG GTGCTTACACAACATCACGTACTCTCAATAATGCTTCATGCTTGTTGTTTTGGGAAAGACACATGAAAAGACTTTCAGAGTCTATACAAATTCTGTCAAATTTGGCACCACAACTTTTATCAAAATCTAATAACGCTGCTGCAAGTTTGCTTCCAACATCACCAAATTTGCCAGTTTGGCAACCTGTATTGAAAACGCTTGTCAATGATTCACTAGGCAAGGTCTTGCCCATTGCATTGAGAGAGAGGGTTGATTCGGAGGAGCTGGCCATTACAACTCTTGTTAGTGGTAATTTGGAGGAATTGAATGTATGTGAAACTATGAGTGAGGAAAAAATGAGTAATTTTTTTGATGTGCGTGTGCATGTTGAGACTTATGTTCCCCTTGAATTTGGTATCCGTGAAAATGGTGCACATTTGGCTGTTGGAGGCTATGGGAGAAACATTGCATCTGCAAAATATTCAGATTGGGTAAG GATTAGGAAGAATCTGGAAAAGCTAAGACCTCCATCGGTGACAGAACTATTGCTGTCTTATAATGGTGATCAAATACTGGAAGGTTGTATCACAAATTTTTTCGTTGTCTGCCGCAAG GATCGGGATTCCAATGATGGGAATGCCTCATGTGATTATGGAAATAAAAACTCCTTTGAAGTGCAGACAGCTCCTATCAGTGATGGTGTTCTTCCAGGAGTAATACGCCAACTAGTGCTTGA GGTATGCAGAAATGAAGGAATCACATTTCGAGAAGTTGCACCATCATGGTCAAAACATGAAATCTGGGAGGAAGCATTCATcacaa ATAGCTTGAGGCTTTTGCAACACGCAGATAGTATTCAGGTTCCAACAGAATGGCAATCAGCCCAATCTAAAACATGGAAGGATATATCATGGACAAAAAAGCAATTTCTG GGAGGACCTGGGATGATCACAACTTTAATCCag GAAAAGGTTATGGAGAAAGCAATTATGGAAGGGTACCCAATAAGTAACATATGTACAAGGTGA
- the LOC101493195 gene encoding uncharacterized protein isoform X1: MSGSTSRYLFSNGILSHTLDVPPAKVFLEAHPGAYTTSRTLNNASCLLFWERHMKRLSESIQILSNLAPQLLSKSNNAAASLLPTSPNLPVWQPVLKTLVNDSLGKVLPIALRERVDSEELAITTLVSGNLEELNVCETMSEEKMSNFFDVRVHVETYVPLEFGIRENGAHLAVGGYGRNIASAKYSDWVRIRKNLEKLRPPSVTELLLSYNGDQILEGCITNFFVVCRKDRDSNDGNASCDYGNKNSFEVQTAPISDGVLPGVIRQLVLEVCRNEGITFREVAPSWSKHEIWEEAFITNSLRLLQHADSIQVPTEWQSAQSKTWKDISWTKKQFLVGGPGMITTLIQEKVMEKAIMEGYPISNICTR, from the exons atgTCAGGTTCTACTTCTAGGTATCTCTTCAGTAATGGCATCCTTTCACACACCTTAGATGTTCCTCCAGCCAAGGTCTTTCTTGAAGCTCATCCAG GTGCTTACACAACATCACGTACTCTCAATAATGCTTCATGCTTGTTGTTTTGGGAAAGACACATGAAAAGACTTTCAGAGTCTATACAAATTCTGTCAAATTTGGCACCACAACTTTTATCAAAATCTAATAACGCTGCTGCAAGTTTGCTTCCAACATCACCAAATTTGCCAGTTTGGCAACCTGTATTGAAAACGCTTGTCAATGATTCACTAGGCAAGGTCTTGCCCATTGCATTGAGAGAGAGGGTTGATTCGGAGGAGCTGGCCATTACAACTCTTGTTAGTGGTAATTTGGAGGAATTGAATGTATGTGAAACTATGAGTGAGGAAAAAATGAGTAATTTTTTTGATGTGCGTGTGCATGTTGAGACTTATGTTCCCCTTGAATTTGGTATCCGTGAAAATGGTGCACATTTGGCTGTTGGAGGCTATGGGAGAAACATTGCATCTGCAAAATATTCAGATTGGGTAAG GATTAGGAAGAATCTGGAAAAGCTAAGACCTCCATCGGTGACAGAACTATTGCTGTCTTATAATGGTGATCAAATACTGGAAGGTTGTATCACAAATTTTTTCGTTGTCTGCCGCAAG GATCGGGATTCCAATGATGGGAATGCCTCATGTGATTATGGAAATAAAAACTCCTTTGAAGTGCAGACAGCTCCTATCAGTGATGGTGTTCTTCCAGGAGTAATACGCCAACTAGTGCTTGA GGTATGCAGAAATGAAGGAATCACATTTCGAGAAGTTGCACCATCATGGTCAAAACATGAAATCTGGGAGGAAGCATTCATcacaa ATAGCTTGAGGCTTTTGCAACACGCAGATAGTATTCAGGTTCCAACAGAATGGCAATCAGCCCAATCTAAAACATGGAAGGATATATCATGGACAAAAAAGCAATTTCTGGTG GGAGGACCTGGGATGATCACAACTTTAATCCag GAAAAGGTTATGGAGAAAGCAATTATGGAAGGGTACCCAATAAGTAACATATGTACAAGGTGA
- the LOC101493738 gene encoding uncharacterized protein, with protein MEDSKRDTIMITNDDGIDAPGLRALVNVLLATNLYDLQVCAPDTEKSAVSHSITWLHPIAAKKVHIDGTTAYAVSGTPADCTSLGISKALFATVADLVVSGINMGNNCGYNIVYSGTVAGAREAFFNDIPSISISYDWVKGTSNLHDFTLAAQACIPIINALMVDIKNQRYPKKCFLNIDVPINVANHKGYRLTKQGKSIIKMGWKQVTSEAEGRKMLSDMTNTDTAAPTDFNMSSTPGSLLFAREVKGVQLDHDDTITDHKSLQEGYITVTPLAAISQEEVDCQNYFKDWLQSVSESPSSSAL; from the exons ATGGAGGATAGTAAGAGAGACACGATCATGATCACAAACGATGATGGAATCGACGCTCCTGGCCTTAGAGCTCTCGTTAACGTTCTCCTCGCTACCAATCTTTACGATCTTCAAGTCTGCGCCCCTGATAC TGAGAAATCAGCTGTTAGTCACAGTATTACATGGCTTCACCCAATTGCTGCTAAGAAAGTTCACATTGATGGAACCACAGCCTATGCAGTTTCTG GGACTCCAGCTGATTGCACTTCTCTTGGAATTTCCAAAGCACTCTTTGCTACAGTAGCTGATCTG GTAGTAAGTGGCATAAACATGGGTAACAACTGCGGTTACAACAT TGTTTACTCAGGCACGGTTGCTGGAGCTCGAGAGGCATTCTTCAATGATATACCTTCTATATCCATTTCATACGACTG GGTTAAAGGAACGAGTAATCTACATGACTTCACCCTTGCCGCACAAGCATGCATACCTATCATAAATGCTTTGATGGTTGATATAAAGAACCAAAGATACCCTAAAAAGTGCTTTTTGAATATCGATGTACCAATCAATGTTGCTAATCATAAG GGTTACAGGCTTACTAAGCAGGGTAAAAGTATAATCAAGATGGGATGGAAGCAAGTCACCTCCGAGGCAGAAGGACGAAAAATGTTATCCGATATGACCAATACAGACACAGCAGCACCTACAGATTTTAACATGTCATCTACACCTGGAAGTCTTTTATTTGCAAGAGAA gtAAAAGGTGTCCAACTTGATCATGATGATACTATTACTGATCACAAATCTTTGCAGGAAGGATAT ATTACTGTCACTCCTCTTGCTGCTATCTCTCAGGAGGAGGTAGATTGTCAAAACTATTTTAAGGATTGGCTACAAAGTGTCTCAGAATCTCCCTCTTCGTCGGCTCTATAA